Within Geitlerinema sp. PCC 9228, the genomic segment TTGGCTTGGTTATCGGCGCTTTTGCCGTAATGTTCAACGGCGTTCTCACCAAAGTGCGCGATCGCTAGTAGAGAATCTGGGAAAAAATTCCACCCAAAAACCCATGTCCGACCTAGCTGTTTGTTGGGTCGGTCGTTTTACAATAGAAGAGAAATCGCTAGTAATGGAGGAAAACGCCCATCGAGACCATCCACGGAAATCTCAAAGGACTCAAATCCAGCGAACTCAAACAGCTACAAAAACTCTACCGTCAAAAAATCCCCGTCGATGCGATCGCAACCCCCGAATTTGCCCAACGCCTGGCAGCCATTAGCACCGACATTGGCAAACCCATCTCCACCTACATCAACCGGCGGGGGCAAGTGATTCGCGTGGGCGTGGGAACGCCGCGACAAACCCAAATTCCGCCCTTAGAATTACCCCGTTACGGGGCTAGCCGCCTGTGTGGAATTCGCTGCATTACCACCCAGGCAAAAGCCCACCCCCCCAACGTCGATACCCTGACCACCATGGCGATCCAACGGTGGGATGCCTTGGCTACCCTGATTCTGTCTGGATCGGGGTTTGAACGTCGCGGCGGTGGTCCGACGGGTTATATTCAATCCACCTATCTTGCCCATTTAGCCTCCCAATCCAGCCAAGAAGCCACCGAATCGCCAGAAAGTCCCGCCCACTGGCACGTTTCCAGCCCCTTAAGCCTCGATATCCTTACCAAACAGGACTTTTTGGATTTGGTCGAGGGGTTGGAAGAAGAATTTGAACGGGAACACGTTGCCCTAGAAGTTGAAGAAGGCAAAGAACGGGTATTGGTGGTGGGGATTGAAACCCAAGAGATGACCCGCGAACAGTTCCAACACCAACTCACCGAACTGCAGCGGTTGGTGGAAAGCGCCGGTGGTACGGTTTTGGATACCTTGCAGCAAAAGCGATCGCATCCCCACCAGCAAACCGTTGTGGGTTCGGGAAAAGTGGACGAAATTGCCCTCAGCGCCCAAACCTTGGGGGCGAGTTTGGTGGTATTCGATCGCGATTTGTCGCCTGCCCAAGTCCGCAACGTGGAAACTCGCGTGGGGGTACGGGTATGCGATCGCACGGAACTAATTTTAGATATTTTCGCACAACGCGCTCGCACCCGGGCCGGCAAACTGCAAGTGGAACTAGCCCAATTGGAATATTTATTGCCCCGCCTCACAGGTCGCGGGGAAGCCATGTCGCGGTTGGGCGGCGGTATTGGCACGCGCGGTCCTGGGGAAACCAAGCTAGAAACGGAACGACGGGCGATCCAAAAGCGCATTTCCCGGCTGCAGAAGGAAGTCAACCACTTGCAAGAACATCGGGAACGGTTGCGCCACCGCCGTCAAAGCCAAGATGTGCCTTCCATCGCCATTGTTGGCTATACCAACGCCGGCAAATCGACGCTTCTCAACGCCCTCACCAGCGCCCACATTTACACTGCCAACCAACTTTTTGCCACGCTAGACCCCACCACGCGCCGTCTGGTGGTTCCCCACGCGACCACCCACGAACCGCAAACCATCGTGCTAACGGATACTGTGGGATTTATTCACGAACTACCACCTTCTCTTATTGATGCTTTTCGCGCTACCTTAGAGGAGGTAACGGAAGCCGATGCCTTGCTGCAGGTGGTGGATCTTTCCCATCCCGCCTGGCGATCGCAAGTGGAATCCGTTTCCACCATTTTAGGAGAGATGCCCCTGGCACCGGGTCCAATGCTAATGGCTTTCAATAAAATTGATTGCGTGGATTCGGAAACCCTGGAAGCTGCCAAAGCGGATTTCCCGCAAGCGGCTTTTGTTTCCGCCCAAGACAACATTGGCTTGGAACCCTTGCGCCAAAAGCTGGGGCAATTGGTCCACTACACCACCTGCGTGTAAAGGTTTCCGAACCTGCGCGATCGCCAGCCCCGTAATATTTGTTTGCTAAAATTCAAATATAGCAATACAGTTATTGAGCGATTTACCATGGCTAACGTCGAAATCTACACCTGGAGTACCTGTCCTTTTTGCGCCCGCGCCAAAGCCCTGCTGGACGAAAAAGGCGTACAGTATAGCGAATACACCATCGACGGCGATGAAGAAGCCCGCAACCGCATGGCAGAACGTGCTAACGGCAAGCGTACCATGCCGCAAATTTTTATCAACAACCAACACGTAGGCGGTTGCGACGAACTCTACCAACTGGAAAGCCAAGGCAAACTAGACGAAGCCCTTCAATCGGCCGCTAGCTAACCGTATTAGCTAAAGCATTTGCGTCCACGCTGGTGGTACAATCGTAGCCAAAGCGCTTGTGCGTTTCGTAGAAACCATCTCCCATAGGCATACAAGGTGAAGTTCGCATTTATTATCGACCCAATCCATCACCTCAACCCAGCCCACGACACCAGCGTGGCGCTCATGGAAGCTGCTTACGAACTCGGGCACGAAGTTTGGATTACCCAAGCCAGCCAACTAAGCGTACAGGAAGGCAAAGCCGGGGCTAAACTCACCTCGGTACAGTTGCATTCGGTACAATTGCAACAGGGGCGTTGGGTAGTTCCCCAACCTTGGTACGAACTGGGGGTTACCGCTTTCCATTTTTTGGAGGAAATGGATGCGGTGTTTATGCGTACCGACCCTCCGGTGACCATTCCTTATTTGTACGCTACCCATATTTTAGATTATATAAATCCTAATAAAACTTTGGTGGTGAACGCGCCGGCGGGATTGCGCACTGCCAACGAGAAAATGTATGCATTGCGATTTCCCGAATTCATGCCGGAAACCATTGTGACTGCCAGCAAGGAAGAAATTCAGGCATTTTTGGCGGAAAAAGGGAAAGTTGTGCTCAAACCCCTAGCTGGCAAAGGCGGAGAGGGGATTTTGGTTTTGGTAGAGGGCGATCGCAATTTTAACTCTTTGGTAGAATTGAGTACCCACCAAGTAGGGGAGATTCGCGAATCGCCCTTACCGGTGATGGTTCAGGAATTCTTACCCGCCGCTTCCGAAGGTGACAAACGCATCATGCTGCTTGACGGCGAACCCCTTGGTGCCATCAACCGCGTTCCCGCTGCCAACGACTATCGCGGCAATATGGCGGTGGGGGGCAGTGTTGTCAAGACAGAAATTACTCCGGCAGAACGGGAGATGTGCCAAAAAATGACCCCTACGTTGCGTCAGGATGGTTTGTATTTTGTGGGGATTGATATTATTGGCGGTTGTCTCACGGAAGTGAACGTGACCAGTCCCACGGGATTGCGGGAAATTCAACGACTGGAAAATAGCGACCCCGCCCATCGTACCATTGAATGGACGGTACAGCGGGTACAATCCCAGTGCGATCGCAGCGAAGCCGCTCAAATTGGCTGATGGGCAAACGACGCAAATCTCGCAAGCAATTTTCTAAGAAATCTAAAAAGCGTCTTCCCAAACGCGATCGCCGAACGTCTTCCAAACGCTTGCAAGAAAAACTCGAACAAATTCAAGGAGAATTGGAACAAGCGCGTGCGGAACGGGAATATTTGCAGAACCAACTAGCGTGGGTTTTGTATTACCTAGAACGTTTGGACCCACCGACATTGTATCAGACTTTGGAGAATATCTCGCAAGGAATGGGGGCAGCCAATCCCTTACCTTCGGAAGTGGGAATTGACTACCAACCCTTGCAGGAAATGCTTGCCCACCAGGATTGGCAGCAAGCGGACGAACAAACTTGGATGTTATTGCTGCAAGCGTTTGATAAGGAGGATTCCCAGGTTTTGACGCCTGAAGATATAGCGAATTTCCCCAGTACGGATTTGCAAACAATAAATTGGTTGTGGGAGGCTTATAGCGAGGGTCGTTTTGGCTTGCGCGTACAACAGGAAGTTTGGGAAATGGTGGGCGGCGATTACGGGGCTTTTTGCGATCGCGTGGGCTGGCGTTCTGC encodes:
- a CDS encoding GUN4 domain-containing protein, whose amino-acid sequence is MGKRRKSRKQFSKKSKKRLPKRDRRTSSKRLQEKLEQIQGELEQARAEREYLQNQLAWVLYYLERLDPPTLYQTLENISQGMGAANPLPSEVGIDYQPLQEMLAHQDWQQADEQTWMLLLQAFDKEDSQVLTPEDIANFPSTDLQTINWLWEAYSEGRFGLRVQQEVWEMVGGDYGAFCDRVGWRSASQWLYYEDLTFSLSAATGHLPVLGWRRRSCYGVGSNTARESMAYLLERFREVTGEEE
- the grxC gene encoding glutaredoxin 3, which translates into the protein MANVEIYTWSTCPFCARAKALLDEKGVQYSEYTIDGDEEARNRMAERANGKRTMPQIFINNQHVGGCDELYQLESQGKLDEALQSAAS
- the gshB gene encoding glutathione synthase, with translation MKFAFIIDPIHHLNPAHDTSVALMEAAYELGHEVWITQASQLSVQEGKAGAKLTSVQLHSVQLQQGRWVVPQPWYELGVTAFHFLEEMDAVFMRTDPPVTIPYLYATHILDYINPNKTLVVNAPAGLRTANEKMYALRFPEFMPETIVTASKEEIQAFLAEKGKVVLKPLAGKGGEGILVLVEGDRNFNSLVELSTHQVGEIRESPLPVMVQEFLPAASEGDKRIMLLDGEPLGAINRVPAANDYRGNMAVGGSVVKTEITPAEREMCQKMTPTLRQDGLYFVGIDIIGGCLTEVNVTSPTGLREIQRLENSDPAHRTIEWTVQRVQSQCDRSEAAQIG
- the hflX gene encoding GTPase HflX, producing the protein METIHGNLKGLKSSELKQLQKLYRQKIPVDAIATPEFAQRLAAISTDIGKPISTYINRRGQVIRVGVGTPRQTQIPPLELPRYGASRLCGIRCITTQAKAHPPNVDTLTTMAIQRWDALATLILSGSGFERRGGGPTGYIQSTYLAHLASQSSQEATESPESPAHWHVSSPLSLDILTKQDFLDLVEGLEEEFEREHVALEVEEGKERVLVVGIETQEMTREQFQHQLTELQRLVESAGGTVLDTLQQKRSHPHQQTVVGSGKVDEIALSAQTLGASLVVFDRDLSPAQVRNVETRVGVRVCDRTELILDIFAQRARTRAGKLQVELAQLEYLLPRLTGRGEAMSRLGGGIGTRGPGETKLETERRAIQKRISRLQKEVNHLQEHRERLRHRRQSQDVPSIAIVGYTNAGKSTLLNALTSAHIYTANQLFATLDPTTRRLVVPHATTHEPQTIVLTDTVGFIHELPPSLIDAFRATLEEVTEADALLQVVDLSHPAWRSQVESVSTILGEMPLAPGPMLMAFNKIDCVDSETLEAAKADFPQAAFVSAQDNIGLEPLRQKLGQLVHYTTCV